In Methylomonas sp. MK1, the following are encoded in one genomic region:
- a CDS encoding DUF4400 domain-containing protein, whose amino-acid sequence MTRNLLFSLMLWLLEVILVASFVSDRWTRELQRAEDRMMIAYFGADKESQISKTAQRWFDRLFVTTGIRESVFRYFIPTERERQMSKGFEDVGRNDLFPFIESRLNVLWDTIFQMIKRLTTACIWLPYLAAALLPFVVDGLVRRKISQTNFDYPSPMAHRYSLYLILGALYLLLVSLTLPFPIPPRAVPVVFFVVAYAINVLLANTQKRI is encoded by the coding sequence ATGACCCGCAATCTGTTGTTCAGCCTGATGCTTTGGCTACTGGAAGTGATCCTGGTGGCCAGTTTCGTTTCCGACCGCTGGACGCGTGAACTGCAACGGGCCGAAGACCGGATGATGATCGCCTATTTTGGCGCCGATAAAGAATCACAGATCAGTAAAACCGCGCAACGCTGGTTTGATCGCTTATTCGTTACCACCGGCATCCGAGAAAGCGTGTTCCGCTACTTCATCCCGACCGAGCGCGAACGGCAGATGTCCAAAGGTTTCGAGGATGTGGGCCGTAACGATTTGTTTCCCTTCATCGAAAGCCGGCTCAACGTGCTGTGGGACACGATCTTTCAAATGATCAAGCGCCTGACCACGGCGTGTATTTGGTTACCGTACCTGGCGGCCGCCTTGCTGCCGTTTGTCGTCGACGGACTGGTGCGGCGCAAGATCAGCCAGACCAATTTCGATTACCCCAGTCCCATGGCGCATCGCTACAGCCTCTATCTGATCCTGGGAGCGCTGTATCTGTTGCTGGTCAGTTTGACCTTGCCGTTTCCGATTCCGCCACGCGCCGTCCCGGTGGTTTTTTTTGTTGTCGCTTACGCCATCAATGTGTTGCTAGCCAATACACAAAAACGG
- the mobH gene encoding MobH family relaxase, translating to MENTPSTLITRIRQRLFGVESALVAPVATTMDEDVPRYPPFMKGLPAAPVERILSGQTELIAAIEQALALPDSLYQTIAAPVIRRYAAFSHLLPASESHHHRGAGGLFRHGLEVAHWATLASQGSLFATSASPKERKAQELRWRLAVCFAGLLHDIGKPVADIAVVDTQGQHTWNPCDENITDWAVRNEISRYFLRWRDNRHKRHEQFSALVIERVLTREARTFILESGPDIMQAMLETINGLDRGSKVYALVITADCKSVERDLKAHYQNIDSALGMPVEKYLFDAMRRLVKSGQWTVNEKGARLWRFEDGLHIVWRAGAQDIVTLLAKDKVPGIPRDEDTLADILIERGLAIPKSWPDGRQYRYWQMQPEGLENTLYLLRLKSAELIFSGEPPLVVVAREINEPDATIVKADPDTNQARQISKPAKAKNVAALKQSQRTDNPKPVEPKEPQIEPAHETSAELELPILESAPGILNSLPSDPDQGLSQSKSTDDASSLCQTKKPKNKTPAKTPITEKSDSATKPDLATTDTKSISNPVDSAKCWFENHGDAGQWLMDIASMLNQGQWQLGSDILEVQDKYLLPFPATAEKLAVDPPQFIKILEDNGWLVTDVLSPMRKVQTIQSVRGILLALEPSLALKALLKFQAKATLTASSPQSPSSNTDKTGDQLKASQSQDATPLETKPVQPKSKAIGKQKSISSKASDSSVNSEPDKASAPLTTPPAKPGTIDLLITHVRQQNIPPNESSPDGHWHTVSNTALEQFLTQHPTIKRTRLMLDIANHPDCRSVSATEGIQVRLRP from the coding sequence ATGGAAAATACGCCTTCGACGCTCATTACTCGCATCCGCCAACGTCTGTTTGGCGTCGAGTCCGCGCTTGTCGCTCCGGTTGCGACAACGATGGATGAAGACGTGCCGCGTTACCCACCGTTCATGAAGGGTCTGCCGGCTGCGCCTGTGGAACGCATCCTGTCCGGTCAAACGGAATTGATTGCTGCTATCGAACAGGCGCTGGCCCTGCCGGATAGTCTTTATCAAACCATAGCTGCGCCGGTCATACGCCGCTATGCCGCCTTCAGCCACTTGTTGCCGGCTTCCGAATCGCATCATCATCGCGGCGCCGGAGGCTTGTTTCGGCACGGATTGGAAGTTGCCCATTGGGCCACTTTGGCTTCTCAAGGCAGTTTGTTTGCCACATCAGCATCACCCAAGGAACGAAAAGCACAAGAATTACGCTGGCGTCTGGCGGTCTGTTTTGCCGGGCTATTGCATGACATCGGCAAACCGGTTGCCGATATCGCCGTGGTCGACACACAGGGGCAACATACCTGGAACCCTTGCGATGAAAACATCACCGACTGGGCTGTACGAAATGAGATCTCCCGATACTTTCTGCGCTGGCGGGACAACCGCCATAAACGCCATGAACAGTTTTCTGCCTTGGTGATCGAGCGCGTGCTGACTCGCGAAGCGCGCACATTCATTCTGGAGTCCGGCCCCGACATCATGCAGGCCATGCTGGAAACCATTAACGGTTTGGACCGCGGCTCCAAAGTTTACGCACTGGTGATAACCGCCGACTGCAAAAGCGTGGAACGGGATCTGAAAGCGCACTACCAAAACATCGACTCGGCCTTGGGCATGCCTGTGGAAAAGTACCTGTTCGACGCCATGCGCCGATTGGTCAAGTCCGGACAATGGACCGTCAACGAAAAAGGCGCTCGGCTATGGCGTTTTGAGGATGGCCTGCATATTGTCTGGCGTGCCGGTGCGCAAGACATCGTCACATTGCTGGCCAAGGACAAAGTGCCCGGCATTCCGCGTGACGAAGATACCTTGGCGGACATTCTGATCGAACGCGGCTTGGCAATCCCTAAGTCCTGGCCGGATGGCCGGCAATACCGTTATTGGCAGATGCAGCCTGAAGGCTTGGAAAATACGCTGTATCTGTTGCGCCTGAAATCCGCGGAACTCATTTTCAGCGGCGAGCCGCCGCTCGTTGTTGTAGCGCGCGAAATCAACGAACCGGATGCGACCATCGTTAAAGCCGACCCCGATACGAATCAGGCACGGCAAATCAGCAAACCGGCAAAAGCCAAGAATGTCGCGGCTCTGAAGCAATCCCAACGCACTGATAATCCGAAGCCAGTTGAGCCAAAAGAACCCCAAATAGAACCTGCTCATGAAACCAGCGCTGAACTCGAGCTACCGATCCTCGAATCGGCGCCAGGCATTTTGAATTCCTTGCCATCAGATCCCGATCAAGGACTGTCGCAATCCAAATCAACCGATGACGCCTCTTCGTTGTGTCAGACAAAAAAACCGAAAAACAAAACGCCAGCCAAAACGCCCATCACAGAAAAATCTGATTCAGCGACAAAACCCGATCTCGCCACGACGGATACGAAAAGCATTTCTAATCCGGTCGACAGCGCCAAGTGCTGGTTCGAAAACCACGGCGATGCCGGCCAATGGCTAATGGACATCGCCAGCATGCTCAATCAAGGCCAATGGCAATTAGGCAGCGATATTCTGGAAGTTCAGGACAAATACTTGCTGCCGTTTCCGGCGACGGCTGAAAAACTCGCCGTCGATCCGCCCCAGTTCATCAAAATCCTGGAGGACAATGGTTGGCTGGTGACCGACGTCCTGTCGCCGATGCGTAAGGTACAAACCATCCAATCGGTCCGCGGCATCCTGCTGGCATTGGAACCGAGTTTGGCGTTGAAGGCATTATTGAAATTCCAAGCCAAAGCCACGCTTACAGCGTCATCTCCGCAATCTCCAAGTAGCAATACTGACAAGACCGGAGATCAACTTAAGGCTTCTCAGTCTCAAGACGCGACGCCTCTGGAGACTAAGCCTGTCCAGCCCAAATCAAAAGCGATCGGCAAGCAAAAATCAATCAGCAGCAAGGCGTCAGACAGTTCGGTCAATTCCGAACCTGATAAGGCAAGCGCTCCCCTAACAACCCCACCGGCAAAACCCGGAACAATCGACTTGCTGATAACACATGTGCGGCAACAAAACATTCCGCCCAATGAATCATCGCCAGACGGTCACTGGCACACAGTGTCCAATACCGCGCTGGAACAATTTTTAACGCAACATCCTACGATCAAGCGCACTCGCCTGATGCTCGATATCGCCAACCATCCGGATTGCCGCTCGGTCAGCGCCACGGAAGGCATCCAGGTTCGGTTACGCCCATGA
- the mobI gene encoding conjugative transfer protein MobI(A/C), protein MSSERPVNAQSTLTEQDILHWIETRCDHLQAQAKVLVDDYWRQLKSQRQKHSKSESGRIGVRIRCRENQRGFSIEWYRMATLRQNGQTKPIAQYVKKGRGYRYPLGNLLKGEPAWETELVEELETEFAHIRQQLDRLGKIRDALQRYCRVIEAEANNKFIG, encoded by the coding sequence ATGTCCAGCGAACGACCCGTCAACGCTCAGTCCACTCTCACCGAACAAGACATATTGCATTGGATCGAAACCCGGTGCGATCATCTCCAGGCGCAAGCCAAAGTATTGGTCGATGATTATTGGCGCCAATTGAAAAGCCAGCGCCAGAAACACAGCAAAAGCGAATCGGGCCGAATCGGCGTCCGCATCCGCTGCCGGGAAAACCAACGCGGTTTCAGCATTGAGTGGTATCGCATGGCCACGTTACGACAAAACGGTCAAACCAAGCCAATTGCGCAGTACGTTAAGAAAGGCCGCGGCTATCGTTATCCGCTCGGCAACCTGCTGAAGGGGGAACCCGCCTGGGAGACGGAATTAGTCGAAGAACTGGAAACCGAGTTTGCCCATATCCGGCAACAGCTCGATCGATTGGGAAAAATTCGGGATGCTCTGCAGCGTTATTGCAGGGTAATTGAAGCCGAAGCCAATAACAAATTCATCGGTTGA
- the traD gene encoding conjugative transfer system coupling protein TraD (Members of this protein family are the putative conjugative coupling factor, TraD, as the term is used for the SXT and TOL plasmid systems.) has translation MKSDYDYQFPWRPIFEVYAISGWLGGAGLAYWTNRWSGLPREPFDWLMTACGVMACWRLSPALSLWYRKHRLRQFRFQYLDAEKLVAMVKHHPEALWFGWGFDWVQKHAQLAYEILKRDVSTLIPSDHQRMGSAWIHGLEVSEGDIRQPLQHTAGHTLLVGTTGAGKTRAFDVLVTQAVLRGEAVIIIDPKGDKDLMACAKRACALAKRPDRFVYFHPAFPEDSVRLDPLHNFNRPSEIASRISAISPSESSNDPFKAFGQKSLDNVIQGLMVIEERPTLVKLRRYLEGGPSTLVIQALERYFDNNLGHWRQEARPYLKNAKDIDSKAVGLVRFYREVVQYQLPNLDLEGLLSLFEHDRAHFSKMVASLIPIMNMLTSGSLGPLLSPNPHDVDDLRPITNTGHIIEKAQVAYIGLDSLSDGMVGSAIGSILLADLAAVAGDRYNYGVSDRPVNVFVDEAAEVINDPFIQVLNKGRGAKIRLFIATQTFADFAARTGSQDKARQVLGNVNNLIALRIMDSETQQYITDNLPKTRLKYIMRTQGVATSATNPTVFSGNVGERLMEEEGDLFAPQLLGQLPDLHYIAKLSGGRIVKGRLPILRSELNRQRDHQGASS, from the coding sequence ATGAAATCCGATTACGACTACCAGTTTCCCTGGCGGCCGATCTTCGAGGTGTATGCCATCTCGGGTTGGTTGGGCGGTGCCGGATTGGCATATTGGACCAATCGCTGGTCGGGCTTGCCGCGCGAACCCTTCGATTGGCTGATGACGGCGTGTGGAGTGATGGCGTGTTGGCGGCTGTCGCCGGCGTTGAGTCTCTGGTACCGCAAACACCGATTGCGGCAGTTTCGGTTCCAATATCTGGATGCCGAAAAGCTGGTAGCGATGGTGAAACATCATCCCGAGGCCTTGTGGTTCGGCTGGGGATTCGATTGGGTGCAAAAGCATGCGCAATTGGCCTATGAGATTTTGAAACGCGATGTCTCGACGCTGATTCCCAGCGATCATCAACGTATGGGTTCGGCCTGGATTCATGGACTGGAAGTCTCCGAAGGCGACATTCGCCAACCCTTGCAACATACCGCCGGCCATACATTACTGGTCGGTACCACTGGCGCCGGCAAAACCCGCGCCTTCGACGTGTTGGTGACACAAGCTGTATTGCGCGGCGAAGCGGTGATCATCATCGATCCCAAAGGCGACAAGGATTTGATGGCCTGCGCCAAACGGGCTTGCGCCTTGGCCAAGCGCCCGGATCGCTTCGTGTATTTCCACCCGGCGTTTCCGGAAGACAGCGTGCGCCTTGATCCCTTGCACAATTTCAACCGGCCTTCGGAAATCGCCAGCCGCATCAGCGCCATTTCGCCTAGCGAAAGCAGTAACGACCCGTTCAAAGCCTTTGGCCAAAAATCGCTGGATAACGTGATTCAAGGCTTGATGGTGATCGAAGAACGGCCAACCTTGGTCAAGCTGCGTCGTTATTTGGAAGGCGGTCCTTCGACATTGGTGATTCAGGCCCTGGAACGCTATTTCGACAATAACCTGGGCCATTGGCGCCAAGAGGCGCGGCCTTACCTGAAGAACGCCAAGGACATCGATTCCAAAGCCGTGGGTCTGGTGCGGTTTTACAGAGAAGTCGTGCAGTACCAATTGCCCAATTTGGATTTGGAAGGCCTGTTGTCCTTGTTCGAACATGACCGGGCACATTTCAGCAAGATGGTCGCCTCCTTGATTCCGATCATGAACATGCTGACCTCCGGTTCCTTGGGGCCTCTGCTATCGCCCAATCCGCATGACGTGGATGATTTGCGTCCCATTACCAATACCGGCCACATCATTGAAAAAGCCCAGGTCGCTTACATTGGCTTGGACTCGTTATCGGATGGCATGGTGGGCAGCGCCATTGGTTCGATTCTGTTGGCCGATTTGGCCGCCGTTGCCGGTGATCGTTACAACTACGGCGTCTCGGATAGACCGGTGAATGTGTTTGTCGATGAAGCGGCTGAAGTCATTAACGACCCCTTCATTCAAGTGTTGAACAAAGGCCGTGGCGCCAAGATTCGACTGTTCATCGCCACCCAGACCTTTGCCGACTTTGCCGCCCGCACCGGTTCTCAGGACAAAGCCCGGCAAGTGCTGGGCAACGTCAACAACCTGATCGCGCTCAGGATCATGGACAGCGAGACTCAGCAGTACATCACCGACAATCTGCCCAAAACCCGCTTGAAATACATCATGCGCACCCAAGGCGTGGCCACCAGCGCAACCAATCCCACGGTGTTTTCCGGCAATGTCGGTGAGCGCCTGATGGAAGAAGAAGGTGACTTGTTTGCGCCGCAGTTACTCGGACAATTGCCTGACTTGCATTACATCGCCAAGTTATCCGGCGGCCGCATTGTCAAAGGCCGCTTGCCGATACTGCGGTCGGAACTGAATCGACAACGGGATCACCAAGGTGCCAGCTCATGA
- the trfA gene encoding plasmid replication initiator TrfA: MDRNTTNHSLDNLTERFQSLTERKKAKLRVVEPLTSLPNWPSAIRGTPNACLRSALFAGIQGKERIAYKKRTLLAAVDGIEVRYLGIQLNQSDLDVWMQIVHLSRQQLPGFSVTFSAHALLTALGRGSGKSQHEWLKESMARLGGAFVEITFHGRDAFGEKGFLRYYRDELTQRYVVELTESMLRLFEEGYTYIEFEQRQKLRKQPLALWLHGFLSSHAAPFPMKIITIHRLSGSGSKTLRDFKYRLGKALEALVSIDTLASFEFADDMVKIKRQPTPSQQRFLEDKQH, from the coding sequence ATGGACAGAAATACCACCAACCATTCGCTCGATAATCTCACCGAACGTTTTCAATCTCTGACGGAGCGGAAAAAGGCCAAATTGCGGGTCGTCGAACCCTTGACGTCTTTGCCCAATTGGCCGTCGGCGATACGCGGTACGCCCAATGCTTGCTTACGGAGCGCATTGTTCGCCGGCATCCAAGGCAAGGAGCGCATTGCCTACAAAAAACGCACTTTGCTGGCTGCGGTCGATGGGATCGAGGTTCGTTACCTCGGCATACAACTCAATCAATCGGACCTTGATGTCTGGATGCAGATCGTGCACTTGTCCCGGCAACAATTACCGGGATTTAGCGTGACCTTCAGCGCCCATGCCCTGTTGACGGCATTGGGTCGCGGTAGCGGCAAAAGCCAACATGAATGGTTGAAAGAATCGATGGCGCGCTTGGGCGGCGCCTTTGTCGAAATCACCTTTCACGGCCGGGATGCCTTCGGTGAAAAAGGCTTTTTGCGCTATTACCGTGACGAACTGACGCAGCGCTACGTGGTGGAATTAACCGAATCCATGCTGCGCCTGTTCGAGGAGGGCTACACCTACATTGAATTCGAACAGCGGCAGAAATTGCGCAAACAACCCTTGGCCTTATGGTTACACGGTTTCCTGTCGTCCCATGCCGCGCCGTTCCCGATGAAAATTATCACCATTCACCGACTGAGCGGTAGTGGCTCAAAAACCCTGCGCGATTTCAAATATCGGTTGGGTAAAGCGTTGGAGGCTTTGGTTAGCATTGATACTTTGGCTAGCTTTGAATTCGCTGACGATATGGTGAAGATCAAACGCCAACCGACGCCCAGTCAGCAACGTTTTTTGGAAGATAAACAACACTAA